The stretch of DNA CGGCGGGGTTTCAGCCGGTTTCGCTAGGGCCCTATGTTCTGCGGGCAGTAACGGCTCCCCTGGCGGCGCTGGCGCTGGTATCTGCCGCTCGTGCCCCAGGTAATTCTCCAGCGAAATTTAAAGACATCTAAACCAGTCTTCGGAGTCATTCTCAATAACAAAAAATTATTGCAAATGTCTTCAAAAGTTCGTTAGTATTCTCATTAAGGATGAGTTATTGAAATCTATCGGGGGAAAAAATAGGCCATGGCAGCTTACACTCCATCAGCCCTCAAAGCCGAACTCAACGAGCGCGGCTGGCGCATGACTCCCCAGCGTGAGACCATGCTCAAAACCTTTCAGAATTTGCCTGAAAGCACCCACCTCAGCGCTGAGGACCTGTGTGAGCTGCTCGAGAAGGAAGGTGAGCCAATCAGCCTTTCCACCATTTACCGCAACCTCAAGCTGATGGCGCGCATGGGCATCTTGCGCGAGCTGGAGCTGGCCGAGGGCCAAAAGCGCTACGAAATCAACCAGCCCGCCCCTCACCACCACCACCACCTGATCTGCGTGCGGTGCAACAAAACTATCGAGTTCAAAAACGACTCGGTGCTCAAGGTGGGGGCCAAAACCGCCGATCGCTCGGGCTACCACATCCTCGACTGCCAGCTGCTGATCCACGGCATCTGCCCCACCTGCCAGCGATCGATCGTGCCGATTTAAGGGGTTTACGGTCCACGGTGCACGGTGCACGGCCTGTGCTTAACCTTAAACCGTGCACCGTAAACCTTGTACCGTGAACCGTAACCCCAGCTACAACACTTCGTGGGTGTACTTGTGCTGCTTCACGTTGTCGTTTTTGGAAATCTTGCGCTGGCTGTTGAGCACCCGCTTTTTCTCGGTGGTGTAGTTTAGCTCCCGGTGGATAGTGCCCAGGGGGACCAGGTTGGCCGCCTCTGGGCGCGACTGGTAGGTGCGGGCGGCGGCCAAAATTCGCTCTTCGTAGTCGGCGCAGGGCTGGGCCGGAGCAGCGGCGATTTCGCCCAGATCCATCGCCAGAGCCTGGGCCATGGTGGTGCCGCAAATGGCGCTATAGGAGGTGGGTACGCCCTGGAGCACCGACTGCAGGTAGGCCGAGGGAATAGGCTCCAGAATTTGCAGCTCGACCACCTCTCCCTCCTGGCGCAGGTAGCAGGTGGCTCGCCCGATCACCACATAGCTGTCGGCAGGTAGGGCGTTGGCGGAGGCTTGGGGTGCGGTTTGAACCATGGTGTTTAGTTGAATGTTACGGCGTTGCCCGCTGCGGTGAGGCGGGTCTTGGTCAGCGTTGATTGCCCCAGATGCTCCTGTAGAAGCTCCGTCCATCACCTCTTTTAGCGAGGGTGCAGAGGGAAACCCTGGGGAATTTTCGCACTCAAATTCTAACTTTCTGGGATGGGGGGCCGCGATCGCCCCTGCAAACCGTCACAAAACACAACCTGCTGAATAGTCGCGACGGGTGGGCGGTGGGTTACGGCGGGGCAGGGCAAATGGGAGAGTAGCAAGGTTGAAGTAGCCGCCTAACCCACCCTACGGATAATTGAAACACCAGATGCTTCTGATAGCGGTGTTTAAGTGAAATCATGGGTGAGCGGCGTGCCACGCCTGCGCCTGCTGCTGAATGGCCTCCAGGTCCTCGGGCGTCATCCGGTCCAAATTTTTCAAAATAAAGCTCATGCGGCCCTGGGTCTGGAGTTTTTCGCGGTGGCGGTGCAAAAAATCCCAGTAGAAGAAATTGAACGGGCAGGCGTTCTCCCCACTGCGCTCTTTGGGGTTGTAGCGGCAGCCCTTGCAGTAGTCACTCATTTTGTTCACGTAGTTGGCCGACGAGGCGTAGGGTTTGGAGGCCAATAGGCCGCCGTCGGCAAACAGACCCATACCAATCACGTTGGTCTGCATCACCCAGTCGTAGGCGTCGATGAAGGCGGCGTGAAACCAGTTCTCAACTGCCTGGGGCAGGAATCCGGCAATTAGCGAAAAGTTGCTCAGAATCATTAGCCGCTGAATGTGGTGGGCGTAGCCCGTGCGCTGAATCTGGTCGATCACCTGGTGCAGGCAGTTCATCTCAGTCTCGCCCGTCCAGAAAAACTCGGGCAGGGGCTGCCGATGGTCAAACCAGTTGCGATCGCCGTAGTCGGCCTCAAAGTGGCTATAGAGACCGCGCATGTATTCGCGCCAGCCCATCACCTGGCGAATAAAGCCCTCCACGCTGTTGAGGGGCAGATCGCGATCGGCAAAGGCGGCCTCTACCCGCTCGATCACCTCCAGCGGGTGCAGCAGGCCCAGGTTCAGGTAGGGGGACAGCAGCGCGTGCCACATGGTTTCCTCGCCGGCGACCATCGCATCCTGGTAGGGGCCAAAGGTTTCCAGTCGATCGGCGATGAACATATCCAGCACCGCCAGGGCCTGCTCACGGGTGACGGCCCAGCGAAACGGGGTGGCCTGGCCAAAGGTGGGTAGCTCCAGGGTTTCCACCTTGTCGATCACCGCCAGGGTGGTGGCGTCGGGCTCAAACCAGTGGGGCTCTGGCGTGTCGAGCTTACCCTTGGGCGGCTTGCGGTTGTCTTTGTCGAAGTTCCACTGACCGCCGACGGGCTGATCGCCCTCCATCAGCACGTCAAAGCGCTTGCGCCCCTCCCGGTAAAAGCTCTCCATCAGCAGGCTCTTACGCTTGCTGGCCCAGGCTTTGAAGTCGTCGGTGCTCCAAAGAAAGAGATTGTTGTCGAGAATCGTCAGCTCACAGGGCAGATCTAGCCCCTTCAGCCAGGTGATGAAGGGATGGTCCACCGGCTCCATGATCCGCAGCTCAGTGATGCCTTCGGCTTTGAGCCAGTCGCGCAGGGCGGTTTCGGTGTCGTCGGCGATCGCGTAGGTAACCGGCCACCCAGCATCCTTTAGCGCGTCGGCAAAGTGGCGCATGGCCGACCATACCAGCACCAGCTTTTGCCGGTGGTACCAGCGCTCCTGGGCAAAGGTCAGCGACTCGACCAAAAGCACTGGCCCTCGCTGGCCCTCGCAGCTGGCCAGGGCCGCCTGGTCTGACCAAAGCTGATTGCCGAGTACCCAAACCCCAATCGTCATTGCCGTTTTCCCCGCGCTGTCCGCTGGTCTGTAGCCTGTTTTATGGTTACGCCTGTTTTATTGTTACGTAGGTGAGCGACGAGTGGGGATAGCGGTCGATGCAGGCAGGCCCCGCAACCCTGACGTCCGATCCTATGGGAGGATTGTGGGAAAAATTGCCCGGAGTGATGGCCAGAGCAGAGGCCAGCCCTACGACTACCCCAGCCGCTAACTCCATAGACCCAAAACCCGCACCACGTATAGCCTATGGCATCCCAGAAACGGGAACCAACTCAAAACGAGGATCCGCTCCAAAATCGCGGCCTTTCCCCGGCTGAACCATCGGCGCTACCTTCGGCCACCTACTGGCAGCAGGCTCCCACCCCAGGGGACGACCCTGGGCTGCGGGCGACCCGGTATCTGGGCCTGCTGCGGGAACTGGCCGTACAGCCCGGCTGGATCAGCCTCGACCACATCGCCGACCCACCGGGGGCAGCCCTGGACTGGATTGGCCACCACATTCACGCCGTCAACCGGCAGCTCAACGCCATTTTGAGCGATCTGCTGGCCTGCTTTGAGGCATCCCAGCGGCCCGAGGTCCAAATTTTTGCCGCCCCCATTGCTCCCCAGGCGGGGGTAGATGGGTTTTGCTGCGATCGCAGGCCCATCACCCTGATGGTGGACCCCGGTCGCATTGTGCCCGCCGACTGGCCGGGGCTGGTGGCCCACGAACTGGCCCACGGCGTAGCGGCAGCCAGCGGCCATGGCGCTGAGTTTGCAGGGGCGATCGCCCACCTCTGCCTGGCCCAGGATCTGCCCATGCCCGCCCCCACCCTCAGTGTCAGTGACCTCAGCCACTGGCCCCCCTGCCGCCGCAACCCGCAGCCGGAACAGTTCTGGCTAGGGCAGACAACCTGGCACCTGGAGCCTTAGCCGCCCGAAGGGCTACTCGGCTTACCCCATTGAGTGGGAGAATAGCCAAGACCCGCCTACAGGATTTTTGCAGACTATGAAACGCCTACTGGCCATGCTGACCCTCGCGCTGATGTTCTGGGGGGTTGGCTTTGCCACTGCCGAAGCCGCGATTCCCGACGATGTGCAAAAGCTGCTCGACACCAAAAAGTGCCAGGTGTGCATTCTCAACGACGCCGAGCTCAGCGACACTGACCTGGCCGGGGCCAACCTCAAAATTGCTGTGCTCACCGGAGCCAACCTGGCGGGCGCTGACCTCAGTCGGGCCAATCTCATGCTCACCGACATGGAAGGGGCCAACCTGAGTGGCGCGACCCTGGCCGGGGCTCAGTTGAACGGGGCCAACCTGCCCAACGCCAACCTCTCGGGAGCCAACCTGAGCAATGCGGAAATGACCCAGGCCAACCTGGCTGAGGCCAATCTCTCCAATGCCGATCTCAGCGGCGCAGTCATGCTCAGCGTCACCCTGGGCACCGCCAACCTGGAAGGGGCCAACCTGAAGGGGGCCAACCTGCGCGGCGTCAACCGCAGCATGGTGCGCTTTTGCAATACCACCATGCCCGACGGCAGCATCGAGAACCGCGACTGCTAGACCCTACTAGTACCCCGAGGCATAAGTCAGCCAACCATTCCTGACACCTGACACCTGACACCTGACACCTGACACTCTCAGCAACGGTGGCCATATTTCTGCCAGGCAGTACTAGGCATTTTCCTTGCCGTAGGCCTGCCAGGCCAGATCCACCAGTCCGTTGACAATGGCCGCCGCCACTACGGCACTGCCTTTGCGGCCATTGATACGGACGTGGGGCACCATGGCATCCTGGAGGCGGTCTTTGATCACCGCGCTGTCGATAAATCCGGCGGGGGTGGCCACCACCAGGGCCGGGCGCACCTTTTCGGCGTCAATTAAATCGACCAGGGTGGCCAGGGCCGCCTCCGACGCCCCGATCACAAAAATGCCCTCGGGATAGCGCTGGGCCAGGGTTTCTACCCCCCAGGCGGCCTGGCTCTTGCCCTTCTGGGGCCGAGTCAGGGCATCCATGCTGCAGTAGACGGGGTTGGCAAAGGTCTGCTGAATGCAGGGGGTAATGCCCACCTGCACCATCGGCACGTCCACAATCAGGGTCGTGCGGGCGGCCAGGGCCGCCGCCCCCGACTGCAGAGCCTGGTCAGAAAAGTGAATGTGGTCCTTGAAATCAAAGTCTGCCGTGGCGTAAATTACCCGGCGAACAATTTCGTACTCCGAGGGCGAGAAGCTGTGATCGCCAATTTCGGCATCAATGATGC from Leptolyngbya sp. KIOST-1 encodes:
- a CDS encoding pentapeptide repeat-containing protein, whose protein sequence is MKRLLAMLTLALMFWGVGFATAEAAIPDDVQKLLDTKKCQVCILNDAELSDTDLAGANLKIAVLTGANLAGADLSRANLMLTDMEGANLSGATLAGAQLNGANLPNANLSGANLSNAEMTQANLAEANLSNADLSGAVMLSVTLGTANLEGANLKGANLRGVNRSMVRFCNTTMPDGSIENRDC
- a CDS encoding Fur family transcriptional regulator, which translates into the protein MAAYTPSALKAELNERGWRMTPQRETMLKTFQNLPESTHLSAEDLCELLEKEGEPISLSTIYRNLKLMARMGILRELELAEGQKRYEINQPAPHHHHHLICVRCNKTIEFKNDSVLKVGAKTADRSGYHILDCQLLIHGICPTCQRSIVPI
- a CDS encoding precorrin-8X methylmutase, which gives rise to MEWHVTDAHSLRIIDAEIGDHSFSPSEYEIVRRVIYATADFDFKDHIHFSDQALQSGAAALAARTTLIVDVPMVQVGITPCIQQTFANPVYCSMDALTRPQKGKSQAAWGVETLAQRYPEGIFVIGASEAALATLVDLIDAEKVRPALVVATPAGFIDSAVIKDRLQDAMVPHVRINGRKGSAVVAAAIVNGLVDLAWQAYGKENA
- a CDS encoding cryptochrome/photolyase family protein; this encodes MTIGVWVLGNQLWSDQAALASCEGQRGPVLLVESLTFAQERWYHRQKLVLVWSAMRHFADALKDAGWPVTYAIADDTETALRDWLKAEGITELRIMEPVDHPFITWLKGLDLPCELTILDNNLFLWSTDDFKAWASKRKSLLMESFYREGRKRFDVLMEGDQPVGGQWNFDKDNRKPPKGKLDTPEPHWFEPDATTLAVIDKVETLELPTFGQATPFRWAVTREQALAVLDMFIADRLETFGPYQDAMVAGEETMWHALLSPYLNLGLLHPLEVIERVEAAFADRDLPLNSVEGFIRQVMGWREYMRGLYSHFEADYGDRNWFDHRQPLPEFFWTGETEMNCLHQVIDQIQRTGYAHHIQRLMILSNFSLIAGFLPQAVENWFHAAFIDAYDWVMQTNVIGMGLFADGGLLASKPYASSANYVNKMSDYCKGCRYNPKERSGENACPFNFFYWDFLHRHREKLQTQGRMSFILKNLDRMTPEDLEAIQQQAQAWHAAHP